The following proteins are co-located in the Argopecten irradians isolate NY chromosome 9, Ai_NY, whole genome shotgun sequence genome:
- the LOC138331737 gene encoding uncharacterized protein: MGYATSLLSHICLVLCMWISEVRGHGRLLEPPGRASMWRFGYNSPPNYDDNQLFCGGFNRQWKINGGKCGVCGDPWDGARDHEAGGKYATGTIVRHYSEGQTISVNVQITASHKGYFEFRLCPHNNPRTRVSQACLDQHVLQQTDGSTCVYEAGHPTNYTIHLKLPVGVTCSQCLLQWKYNAGNSYGCDGSHCCIGCGEQEQFYGCADVSIGSGGSSSSGHMSSSVYHPVNVIPQGHTGPSGINVQPQSSAQGQQPAGYVPQNTYHIISGNWFAGGSQSEPCKATPIYRSIYQYADQYCRVQCSRGNCPAEQYCTSACRRLMGGK, from the exons ATGGGGTATGCGACTTCATTACTGTCCCACATATGCCTTGTCCTTTGTATGTGGATATCTGAGGTCAGAGGTCATGGCCGACTGTTGGAACCCCCGGGTAGGGCCAGTATGTGGAGGTTTGGCTACAACTCTCCCCCAAACTATGACGATAATCAACTGTTCTGTGGAGGATTTAAC CGTCAATGGAAAATCAATGGCGGGAAATGTGGAGTTTGTGGTGATCCCTGGGACGGAGCACGTGATCACGAGGCTGGCGGGAAATATGCTACTGGAACAATTGTACGCCATTACAGTGAGGGACAGACGATCAGCGTCAACGTTCAAATCACTGCGTCACACAAAGGCTATTTTGAGTTCCGTCTGTGTCCTCATAACAACCCCAGGACACGTGTATCCCAGGCTTGTCTAGATCAACATGTCCTACAACAGACAGACGGCAGCACGTGTGTGTACGAGGCTGGTCATCCCACCAACTACACCATCCACCTCAAACTTCCGGTCGGGGTCACTTGCTCACAATGTCTTCTCCAATGGAAATATAATGCAG gGAACTCTTACGGCTGTGATGGTAGCCATTGTTGCATCGGATGTGGAGAACAAGAACAGTTTTACGGCTGTGCTGACGTCAGTATAGGATCTGGTGGAAGTTCATCCTCAGGACACATGTCCTCGTCTGTCTATCATCCAGTTAACGTCATACCCCAGGGACACACAGGACCATCAGGAATTAATGTCCAACCTCAATCGTCTGCCCAAGGCCAACAACCAGCGGGCTATGTCCCTCAGAACACATACCACATCATATCCGGAAATTGGTTTGCCGGAGGAAGTCAGTCGGAGCCATGTAAAGCTACTCCTATATACCGATCTATCTATCAGTATGCCGACCAGTACTGTCGGGTACAGTGTAGTAGAGGTAACTGTCCGGCAGAGCAGTATTGTACCTCGGCATGTAGGAGACTAATGGGTGGTAAATAG